The region GGGACGCGCCTACGTGGTGGCTGTGCCACGGCTTTCCAATGTGTCCACATAGCTCTATAATGTGTCCACATGGAGGTAGCCTATGACGACAAAAGTGGGACTGCGCGAGCTACGGGGCAAGCTGGGACACTACATGCGCCGGGTGCGGAAGGGCGAACGTGTGACTGTGACGGAGCATGGCAAGGACGTCGCCGTCATTGTCCCGCCCGAACAGACCGACGAAGAAAAAGCCCTGTGGAACATGGTGAAGGAAGGCAAAGCGCAATGGAGCGGCGGTAAACCGCAAGGGATGAAGAAGCCGGTCAAGGTACGCGGCAAACCCGCGTCTCAAATTGTTCTTGAAGAGCGCCGATAGCACCTGTTCTT is a window of Dehalococcoidia bacterium DNA encoding:
- a CDS encoding type II toxin-antitoxin system Phd/YefM family antitoxin, with product MTTKVGLRELRGKLGHYMRRVRKGERVTVTEHGKDVAVIVPPEQTDEEKALWNMVKEGKAQWSGGKPQGMKKPVKVRGKPASQIVLEERR